A window of Paremcibacter congregatus contains these coding sequences:
- the rpmB gene encoding 50S ribosomal protein L28: MSRVCELSGKAVMSGNNVSHALNRTRRVFRPNLIKASLLSDVLGQSVALKISTSALRTVEHNGGLDNFLVKARDVNLSLKARRLKKLVKQKLAAQAA, encoded by the coding sequence ATGTCTCGCGTATGTGAATTAAGCGGTAAAGCCGTAATGAGCGGTAACAATGTCAGTCACGCCCTGAACAGAACCCGTCGGGTTTTCCGGCCTAACCTGATTAAAGCCAGCCTGTTGAGCGACGTGCTCGGTCAGTCCGTTGCTTTGAAAATCTCAACCAGCGCCCTGCGTACGGTTGAGCATAACGGTGGTCTGGATAACTTCCTGGTCAAAGCCCGTGACGTTAACCTGTCCCTGAAGGCCCGTCGCCTGAAGAAACTGGTTAAACAGAAATTGGCCGCGCAAGCCGCCTAA